In Sulfuricurvum sp., the sequence CGCGGTTACCGATAGATCCACCGGTACGGTGGAAACGGTGACCGTGTGCACCAGGTCCGCCGGCAAAATTCCAACGTTTCATAACGCCGGTAAAACCGCGACCTTTAGTATTGAAAGACGATTTAACCGTTTTTGCATCTGCCAAAGGAGCCATATCCAAATCACCTGCTTCGGTGTTTGCAACTTCTAAAGTAGCGAATTTGTTGAATTCAGCAGAAAGATTATATTTCTTTTGTTGACCTTCAACCGGTTTGTTCGTCGATTTGCCTTGGCTGTATGCTACAAGAGCAACGCCGTCATTCACTTCACAAACTTTGATCTCTTTTACTTTTAAAAGAGTTACAACTTTGCTCGGAACGCTGATAGTTCGGCTCATGCCGATTTTTTCTACAATGTATTCCACACCCTACTCCTTACTTGTCCATAGAGCGAACTTCTACGTCCACTTCCGGAGCCAAGTCAAGCTTCATCAAAGAATCAACTGTATCTGGCGTAGCCGACACGATGTCGATCAAACGTGCGTGCATACGAATCTCAAATTGCTCACGTGAGTCTTTATTGACGTGCGGAGATTTAAGAACCGTATATTTACGAATCTTGGTTGGCAAAGGGATCGGTCCGCGGATTTCCGCACCCGTTCGCTTTACAGCTTCAACAATAGAGGCAACTGAACGATCAAGTACACGATGATCGTATGCTCTAAGTTTCAAACGAATTTTTTCCATAATTTTTCCTTAGATAAAAGAACTCGTCAGTCAATGCTGACTATATAAGGCGGCGAAATTATACCGACATACCCAGCCAGGGTCAAGGATTTTAGGGGTAAAAACGGTGTATTAATGTAAATTTACTTCCTTTTAATAAGGAAGCTATATTTTTTAGGGTATCATTTTGGGTATGAATACCTTACTTGATGAGTATTATCGATACGATTTGCATAATGCTGGATTTATTGAACGTAAACATTCAATCGGCGAAGAAAACACACTGATATACGGAATAGCACAATCGGGAAAGACGTCTCTGATTAAAAGCTATCTACTGTCACATAAAAAATCAACCTATCTCTATTTTGATTGCCGCGACTGCCGTCTCGATATCAATGAGCTGAATGGCTCATTAAAAACATTTTGCCGCGATAATAAGATTTCCATCCTTGCTCTGGACAATTATAATGAATCGATTGAACTCTTTGAACTTGATCAAATTATCCTGTCAAGCGAAGAAGCACTTGAATTGCCCTTTCATACTATCCGTCTTGAGCTGCTCGATTATGAGGAGTTTTTGGCATTCGAAAGCAAATTCGACAGTACCGCCCTCAACCACTTTTTCCAATTGGGCGGATTTCCGGCCATGCACAAAATTGCCAGTGAAGACCGAGTCCTCTATCTACAAAATATTTTGAACCGTGCATTAGAGCCGATCGAATTTTCTATTCTCTCACAAGCTTCAAAAATGGTAACGCAGAAAGTCTCTGCTTTCAACCTCTATGAACGGCTCAAAGGGGAACGCAAAATTTCCAAAGACAAACTGTATCTGCATTTGCAATCACTTTTTGATCGCGGCTATCTCAAATCACTGGGTAAATTCAACCATCCCAGTGCTGTCAAAAAACTCTATCTATGTGATATTGCCATCAAACACGCCCTTGTCCTACAAAAACATTTCGGGCGTATTTTTGAAAATCTCGTTTTCTCCGAGCTTGATAAACGTCATGTCGAATGTTATTATGATGAAGGGATCGATTTTTATCTCCCGCAGAGGGGACAAATTATTATCGCGTCCCCTTTTGCCAATGAACATGCTCTTTTTAAGAAAGTAGAAGCATTGGAGGCATTTATCGTATCCAATCGTGTTAGAGAAGTGATCGTAGTAACGATGAATTTGGAGAGTACCCTCTCGCATCCCGTCTCTCGGATCGAGATGATTCCGTTTGAACGGTGGGCACTGGGAGATGATACTTAGAAGCGATAATTCAGCCCTACGAACGGTCCTTTGAACGTTGCATCGGCATTTATATTGAAATGGTCGCTGATGCGCAGAGATTCATAGCGATACCCTGCCTGAGCACTCAACCCTTGCACAATTTTCCAACTGGCTTTGATCCGAGCGTCGGTTAATGAATCCCCGCTGTATTCAATGTATTTCAGACTCCCCTCCACTGAAAGCGGAGAGAGCGGAGGGGTAATGCCGATTCCCAAATAACCCATCGGGATCACCTCTTTGAACGATTGATTATCCACCCCTTCAATTTTCCCCTCAAGAACTTTAAACGTCATACCGATATCCAAATCGATGACATTATCCATAATCTCATAATAGGGTGTGATATCAACTTGATCCAATGAAACTTTACTGACGGTTGCTCCGTCCAAACCGCTATAAGAAATTTCAGGTGTCAAATCGACCCGCACATTCGGTATCAACGGAGCGGGATGTTCAAAATAAAGTCCTACTTGGTACCCTGATTCGTGATCGCTTCCAAAATGGGTTTGTGTCGTTTTGTAGTTAAAGTCTCCGCTGGCGGTAGAAGTGTAGTAGTCAACCTCCGCACCGAAGCCCAAAATAGTGGCGGCAGATGCCGTGACTGATGTTAAACACAATGCTAAAATTATTGATCTCATGTTAAAAATCCTTTTTTTAGGAATGATACCTTATTTAATGTGAACGCATTCGATACAATATCAATATTTTTACAGATGGACCGATTATGAATCTTTGCGGAATAGATGAGGCAGGACGGGGACCGCTGGCAGGGCCGCTTACCATTGCCGGAGTCATTTTAAATCGTCCGATAGACGGGCTTAACGACTCTAAAAAACTGACTGAGAAAAGACGGGAAGCCCTCTTTGATCGCATTTGTGAACACTCCACCTATCATATTGTACGGTTTGATGCGGAACAAATCGACGAACTGGGAATATCCGCATGTCTGGCAGCCGGACTGCGTGAGATCATGTCGGTAATCGGAGAAGCCGATTATTTATATGATGGCAATTCGACGTTTGGCGTCAGTGGTCTTACAACACTCGTGAAAGCCGATGCGACAATACCCGAAGTTAGTGCCGCATCGATTTTGGCGAAAGTGACACGAGACCGTGAAATGGTAGAACTAAGTGCCCTCTATCCGCAATACGGATTTGAAGGACATAAAGGATACGGCACTGCTTCCCACGTTGAAGCGATCCGTCAATACGGCTATTGTGACATCCATCGTAAAACATTTAAATTAAAAGCGTTACAACCCTCGTTGTTTTAGAACCTCATCGCTATAATTGTCTAAAAAAGAGAATAGTATGGTTTCCCTCACTCATATCGAAGCGGCACTTGCAGCTGTAGACGCCGAAATAAAAGCGCTCTTGTACAATCAGTCGTTGTCACTCTCTGAGAAAGATGAAAAGATGCTGCCGTTATTACGGGAGAGTAAAGTGCTGAAACAGACCCATGAAGACTTGTGTTATTTACGGGATAATCCGCCGAGCAGCCCAAACGGCTGCAAAGCGGGAAGCTATAGAAAAGAGTGATTTTTACGCAGCAGCAAGAATTTTTTCAACGGCTTCGTCAAAGAGGTTTTGATTCATGCCGTACTCTTCGATCAGTTCACGTGCATTTTTTAGGGTTGAATCTGTGATCGTTCCATCCAGATTGATTGCTTCTTTTGCTACTTTGAGAAATTTTGCCATCTCTTGTGTTTCAGGGTCTGATGCATCTTCAGGTTCATTGGCAAAACGGATCAAATGGACCAAATCAGGATCAAAATTCCATCGGAAAAAGAGTGTTGCAGTCACATCTTCCGATTTACTGCCGCAAGCAGCAATTTCGGACTGCTTAATAGATGAGCCCTTTTGTAAATTGTCACTCAAGAGTGCTGTTTGTTTCGACTCAATCAAATAACGGCTGATCACCACTTTGCCCAATTCCAATAAAAAAGACGCCAACGAAAGATGGCCCAACATGGAACGGTCAACTTTGGATACCCATCGGCTTACCAATGCATTTTGAAGTTGAGAGCGAGCCAAATAGGTCTCTTTGGTCATACCGTACGGTGAAAGATCGATATCCATACACGAATTGGCTGCCGAAGCGATTGTAAACGTACGTACGGCTTCTTTACCTAAAAGAGAAATCGCATGGGCGACATCCGTGACGGTTCGGCTGAGGCCGTACATCGGTGAATTGGCTGTTTTCAAAATATACGCAGTAATAATCGGATCATCTTTAATCGCATCGGCCATATCGCTAATCCCCTTATCGGGATTGTTGAATACCGCTTCAACTTTTTGGACCGTTTCAGGGAGCATCGGGACATGCTCTATTTGTTCCATTAATTCTGGTTTCATTTACTTCTCCACACAAAAATTTGCAATAGTGTTGAAATGATTATAGGCTAATGTATGTTAAATTTATTCTTTAAGATGTAATTTTAAAAATGATTTTGATAAAAGTGTGAGAAAAAGGGGTAATAAGGGACTCCCCACCAGATACCTGCGGCACAAAACATGAACGGGTGTGCTGCTGTATTCCTACCCTGACACGGTGTCCGCTCATGCCCTTGCACAGGTCTAGAGGAGAGAGGCGGAATTATACCAAACTGTTGGGCTAAATGCAAGATGGCATCTTTTTTGCTTTTTTAAATTTTGCAGTTTCACTAAACATTTAGAGTGTTTCAGTCGATATAGTCTGTACGTAATATAAAGTAAAAGGATTTACTATGTCAGTCAGTTCACTGGGAGCAGGAGCAGGGGTACTCACACAGACTGTTATTGATCAGCTCAAAGCGGCTGATACAAAAGCCATTATTACCCCGCTTGATGACAAGATAACTTTACAAAAACAAAAAGACAGTGCTTTAAGCCTTTTAGGTAGTCTACTTACAACATTCCAAGCCAGTGCAAATGCGTTGGATGATGACGCGCTATACCAAAAACGAACTGTTTCCGGTGCAACAAGTTCTGTAAGTGTTACTGCAAATGCAGGTGTTGCCATACAATCATTTTCTATTTCTAATACTGTTTTGGCAAAAAAAGATGTACAAGAATCCGGTAGTTTTGCTGATACAACGTCCACAATATCCAGTGGCAGTGGGACAATGAAATTGACTGTAAATGGAACCAACTATGATATCGCGTATACTTCATCAACAACGTTAGACGATCTCAAAACTGCTATCAATAATGTAGCTGGAGACAGTGTAACGGCCAGTACGCTCCAAGTTGGTACAGGTGATTATCGTCTTATTCTTACTTCTAATGCAACTGGGGCCAATCAAGCTATCAGTATCACAGATTCGAGCGGAGGAACTTTAAATAACCAATTGTTAGCGTATGATGCATCTACTAATACAAACGGCATGCAGACAATTCAAGCAGCATCCGATGCGTCATTTAAATACAACGGTATTACTCTCACCCGAAGCAGCAATACAGTTAGTGATGTTGTAACAGGAATGACAATCAACTTGCTCCAAGATAGCGGGAGTGCCAATATATCGATTACTCAAGATACGGCATCTATCAGCGATGCAATGAGCTCATTTGTAACCAATTATAATAGTCTTACTTCTCAAATAACCAATATGACTACAACCGATACGACTGCTGGTAAGGTTGG encodes:
- a CDS encoding TIGR04219 family outer membrane beta-barrel protein is translated as MRSIILALCLTSVTASAATILGFGAEVDYYTSTASGDFNYKTTQTHFGSDHESGYQVGLYFEHPAPLIPNVRVDLTPEISYSGLDGATVSKVSLDQVDITPYYEIMDNVIDLDIGMTFKVLEGKIEGVDNQSFKEVIPMGYLGIGITPPLSPLSVEGSLKYIEYSGDSLTDARIKASWKIVQGLSAQAGYRYESLRISDHFNINADATFKGPFVGLNYRF
- the rplC gene encoding 50S ribosomal protein L3, with product MEYIVEKIGMSRTISVPSKVVTLLKVKEIKVCEVNDGVALVAYSQGKSTNKPVEGQQKKYNLSAEFNKFATLEVANTEAGDLDMAPLADAKTVKSSFNTKGRGFTGVMKRWNFAGGPGAHGHRFHRTGGSIGNREWPGKVQKGRKMSGQYGNEQVTVKNEVMSYDAENGVLVVVGSIPGANGALGRVKVVK
- a CDS encoding HDOD domain-containing protein; amino-acid sequence: MKPELMEQIEHVPMLPETVQKVEAVFNNPDKGISDMADAIKDDPIITAYILKTANSPMYGLSRTVTDVAHAISLLGKEAVRTFTIASAANSCMDIDLSPYGMTKETYLARSQLQNALVSRWVSKVDRSMLGHLSLASFLLELGKVVISRYLIESKQTALLSDNLQKGSSIKQSEIAACGSKSEDVTATLFFRWNFDPDLVHLIRFANEPEDASDPETQEMAKFLKVAKEAINLDGTITDSTLKNARELIEEYGMNQNLFDEAVEKILAAA
- a CDS encoding ribonuclease HII is translated as MNLCGIDEAGRGPLAGPLTIAGVILNRPIDGLNDSKKLTEKRREALFDRICEHSTYHIVRFDAEQIDELGISACLAAGLREIMSVIGEADYLYDGNSTFGVSGLTTLVKADATIPEVSAASILAKVTRDREMVELSALYPQYGFEGHKGYGTASHVEAIRQYGYCDIHRKTFKLKALQPSLF
- the fliD gene encoding flagellar filament capping protein FliD, translated to MSVSSLGAGAGVLTQTVIDQLKAADTKAIITPLDDKITLQKQKDSALSLLGSLLTTFQASANALDDDALYQKRTVSGATSSVSVTANAGVAIQSFSISNTVLAKKDVQESGSFADTTSTISSGSGTMKLTVNGTNYDIAYTSSTTLDDLKTAINNVAGDSVTASTLQVGTGDYRLILTSNATGANQAISITDSSGGTLNNQLLAYDASTNTNGMQTIQAASDASFKYNGITLTRSSNTVSDVVTGMTINLLQDSGSANISITQDTASISDAMSSFVTNYNSLTSQITNMTTTDTTAGKVGIFNGDSTIYGITRAINQIVTSVNSDGLSLPQFGIDMAQDGTMSFNSSTFISKFNENNALSEKFFSGLTTTDTSGNTTSVDGVFTSMNLLMKRYTASSGIMETLTTGSATDLKALNDNRTKSQALLDARYAAMAARFSQYDTIMNKLTNSFSSLLTQINAYSNGSN
- the rpsJ gene encoding 30S ribosomal protein S10; translation: MEKIRLKLRAYDHRVLDRSVASIVEAVKRTGAEIRGPIPLPTKIRKYTVLKSPHVNKDSREQFEIRMHARLIDIVSATPDTVDSLMKLDLAPEVDVEVRSMDK
- a CDS encoding ATP-binding protein; translated protein: MNTLLDEYYRYDLHNAGFIERKHSIGEENTLIYGIAQSGKTSLIKSYLLSHKKSTYLYFDCRDCRLDINELNGSLKTFCRDNKISILALDNYNESIELFELDQIILSSEEALELPFHTIRLELLDYEEFLAFESKFDSTALNHFFQLGGFPAMHKIASEDRVLYLQNILNRALEPIEFSILSQASKMVTQKVSAFNLYERLKGERKISKDKLYLHLQSLFDRGYLKSLGKFNHPSAVKKLYLCDIAIKHALVLQKHFGRIFENLVFSELDKRHVECYYDEGIDFYLPQRGQIIIASPFANEHALFKKVEALEAFIVSNRVREVIVVTMNLESTLSHPVSRIEMIPFERWALGDDT